The region agcagcttcactttCCTTTTCATATTGATAATATTCTAAGTAATGTTACTAGGgatgggaatctttgggtgtctcactaTTCGATTCGATTTGgattcttggggtcatgattcgattcagaatctattctGGATTCACGAttcaagtctatttttgaattagttaCACATCTCATTTTGCTTTCATGATATAGCCCCAGCTGCTGCTGGTCTTCATGCAAAAtataccaaaataaaaactttaaacctAGAAGACCTTGTATAATTTACAGTATCTAGACAGCAGACTTTACCATAGACCTCCACAGTGCAGGACGTAGTTACATCTCCAGCATCGCAGGTGTACACTCCAGAATCACTGACATTACATTTCATGACCTGAAGAAAACGTTTCCTTCCCATTGCATAAATGCGCAAGTCCTTGCCCGGCTTAACCTCGACCCcgttctgaaaaaaaacaacaataaaaatcaGTTATGAAGTTAAAGCAATGGCAAACTAATAACTTTATTCATTAAAACTATGTGATGCTTTTCTTAATTTTGCTGTATATAGTTACATACTGGTCAACACAAAATTGATGGAATACAATCGACAAGAGCTGTTGAATTTCAGACCAGCgctcaaacatttaaagtcatgAGTACTGTTGGTCATGAGAAGTAATTCCACACTTGCCTTCAGCCATTTCACATCGACATTATGTCTTGAAAGCTCACACTCAATGGAGATTATCGCCCCATCAGGGAATTTCTGGTCTTCCAGTTTTCTGAAGATGGTCACGGGGGGCTCTGTTAAAGTAAGAATGAAATATTAGTCAGTCAAACCAACCAATCTTACATTTCAGATTTACTAACTTTTCTATTTAGTTACTAATTTATCGCGATGACAGTTTCATCCAATCGTCATCCTCAGCTTTTCAACCCCTAGCTCAAAAGGGATGAAGCTTACTGAGTGACTCGGTATGGAGCGGATTATTTTACAGCATGAGGTTAAACTAACACCTGACAGAAAAGACTGAACAGAGCTACCGCTTTTCAATGGGTCATGCTAGGCaatttgtgtttgtaatgtgaGACTGGATGAAGGCAACAGTAGCAAAGCCGTCACTGTAGTCTATTATGGTGCCTCCATTGGTTGGCATTTGAGTACTGCTCTGAACTGTACATGGTTTGGGagctgaaaaagaaatgttttaaaatattttgagcTACAATATACGTTAATTTGCCTCATTCTATTTAGTAGTAAAAGTGGTTATTTGCCTAGAATAACGTTTGAGTGAACGTCTGATAGTTTAAAACCTGGACCCAATTTTAACCTGGTATCTTATTACTTTGACTAACACAAAAAGTTATATAAATAATCTGGCAGTACATTGGTGGGCTGCAATGGCTTCAACATAATCTTTTAGGCCAACTGTTCCTGAAAAAAAGTACCTCCCATAAGAAGTGCTTCTTGTTGCCACTGACAGGCTTCTGTTGTCATATAACTGTCAGACAACATTACAGATAGGATCAGTGCAGAGACAGATAGGATCAGTGCAGAGTTAAGACTATTTGGTTAAGGTAAGAACCCTTTTTTCAAGAACTGGAAACAGTCACATAGCTCTCTTCGAAGTCATCAGACTTCATAAACAATGTTTTCAATTTTACCTTGCAGAACACAGAAGACACTGTTCTACCACTACTGGTTAGTGTGTCTTCGTTTTTGTACTACAGTATGTTGGATCCATTTAACTCTTTATAACACCAAAGTCACACAACAACTCAAACAAAATAAGGATGATGTAGACAGTCATTATGAGCCTTTGTGCCATGATAAATTGTATACATTGCTACAACTTAGAAATCAGATCTTTTtcgtttgttttaaaacatccCCATAATCTATTTTTCAAAATGACCTACCCTTCACAACAAGTCTTGCAGTTGTCTTCAAATTCTCTACACAGAACATAAAACTGCCAGTGTCCTCTACTGAAAGGTTAGAGATGGTGAGGCTGTGGACTGGTCCTTTGGCACTCATACGGAAGTGATTTGTCGGCTTCAGTTTGATTCCGTTTCTTGTCCAGGTGCCTGGAACATTTGGATGGGACAGCTCCACTTCAAAAGacgctgtttctctctctgtggttttaATGTCAGTCAGCCCTCTCTTCATTGTGATTTTTCGAGCTGTGAAGAAAATTTTGGAGACATAGCTACATTCAGAAAAGTACTTTGTGGGTGCTTTCTATGTTAGTGCTTTCCAGTATAATGAAAACCAAATAGTAGTTTAACAAAGGTAATGTTTGAAAGATTGGCACAATTCCACCCTAACACTGTAGACATGGTGTCCAATCTCTGTTGCAGAATGGATAGACAGcagtctgcagctaaacaaTCCATGCTGGCACACATTGACAAGCGGATATTTTAGTCATTTGAGTATGGGGCTTTACACAAAAGCCACATCTGAAACTGCCAACATTTTTCACTTATTCTAACACAGACGAGCATtccctgtggaaaaaaaaggagtgtttATTTTGGAGACCTGATGACAACAACCTTAGTTTTGAAGGCCAGTGTATAAATTTAGATGCAATGAGAGGAGATCCAAATTCATAGGAGGTGCCAACAGCAGCCTGAAGTCCTGACTGTCCCCTTCCCACCCACCCTAGTGTTGAAAGAACAGCCTTTAATTCAACCATTGGCCTGTGGATCATAGGACGAAGAAATATAAGCAGCCCGTACCAAGAAAAACAAGCATAAGTACGTCTTAATCACTACAAGATGTCGATTTTATAGTGTCTCAAGCTTGGTATTTTAAGACACTTAAGTGGTGCTTGTTGGTAAAATTGTACTTTGCACGTTTTTATTCTTGTTATTTAACAGAGATGTCTTGTTATTTATCAATAATTTCCTCATTGAACTTCGGTAGGATTTGACATTGGAAATCAAAAGACTTTATAGATCTTGTCAACACAGAAACTCTGGTCTGAAAGTCTGCTTGGGCTGTAAGGCTATCACCTGTTGGTTGCCATCATGTTCCAGTACAAGTGCCACCTTGGTCCCCAGTCACTCAAATTACTCTTACTCAGTTAATTGAGCTTTGCCTTCACAAGAACAAGCAATGGCAAGAGCTGGACTCGTCGGCAACGCCGGTAAATAAACAGCAACGGGGCATAGTGAGAACATGTGCACACTCACGTTCCACTGTGAGCTGGGCTTGCGTGCGGTCATGGAGGGTTTCACAGCTGTAGGTGCCCCGGTCAGACGTGGccagtgtgtggatgtggagGCTGTGTGTTCGGcctttgtgtttcagggtgTACTTGGCTCCCGGGTGGATCAGCACCCCTTGCCTCATCCACTGCACCTCGCCAGAATCCACACTCACCTCCACCTCTAGAGTGGCCTCACTGTACTCTTCAGCTGCAAGCGGTGCCATTTTCTTGGTGAACAACACCTGTTGCTCTAAAAGCGAATTAAGCAAGTTACGAGATAACTGCATAATGTCAATATTTAAGTATTTGAAGATCAGTAAAGTGACAGTGCAAGTACAACACATTGAGCAAGTTAAACGGTCTGAGTAGACTTTCCCCCTGCTGTGTCAAACATCAAAACCACAGAGCCACTTGTCTGTGTCAGTTACTGGAGGAATCCTAACAGGAGAAGCTGCCAAACATTGACCGTCACTCTTCAAAAATTGAATCTTATCTAAAGGGTCAATATTTCTCTCTCAATGTATGCTAATGCTACTCAACCATTCAAAGTCTCTTGCGGTTATGTTCACATTCACACCAGTAGTTTTAAAAATTGCTCACAGTTGAGCATACAGGGATAACCACCAGAGATATATGAGGTCTTTTTACAGTAAAGGGTTGTTAAATTTAGGAACTTCTATGATTTGATGGAGTATACTGAAAGTTCTTATGTAAGGGGCTTCAACTCACCTTGAACCTGGAGTTCTGCCTCTGATACCAACCCCTCGGCATCAGCTGTCACTCTGGCGCTATCTGAAACCCTGCAGTTGTAGATGCAGAGCATGTGGCATAGTCCATTACTTGAAATGAGAGTGCGCTCATTCACAGCTACTTGCTTGCCATTTAGACGCCACACCAACTGAGTGTCCTCTGGTGAGACCACACACTTAAATACTGCGTCTTCTCCTTCACGGACCGTGGTGTTACGGAGCTCCGCTATAAACTCAACAAGGCAGGGAGCTGAAGGCAAAGCATTCATCTAAATTAGATTCACTGTGCTTTACACTTTTTTCAGTTCTGACAAGTCTTAAAGTTTGCTGATTTAGAATTGACTTACTTTCTACAGTGACAGTGGCTGAGGTCCTGTCATCTGTGGATTCACAGGCATATTCTCCTGCATCTTCCTCCTGTAGTTGGTGGATAGTAAAGCTTCGCTCTCGAGCTTGTGCCCGTATGGTGTGCCGGCGGCTGGGTGGGATCTCTTGGCCGTCTTTTAGCCACTGGACATCTCCTTTGGGCTTGTTGATCTCACAACGTAATATTAGGCTACTGTCCTTCAAAGACACTATGTTCTCCAAAGGTCTGATGAATTTCACTGGCATTTCTGATGTGTAGACACAAATCATATAATTCCAGAGATAATAACTTTGCGACTCTCacagttaaaaaatgtaaaaatgtaaatagaggTGACATTTTGTTTAGCAGGGTTGAGTTCTCACCTTTTACTAAAAGACTGAAATACATCTCATCCGTATTTACGTCACAGACATATTCTCCAGAATCTGACAGCTGCAGGGGATTAATGGTGAGCTTGTGGGTAATACCCTCACTGGAGATGTGAATGTTGTCCTGGTTCAGCAGTTGGCCATCCTTTAGCCACCGGACATTAGCTCTTTCACGGCTCACAGTGGCACACAGTGTGACACTCTCATTCTCATAAGCTGAGATTTTActactttcatttttattcacaaacttAGCAGGGAGCTCTGCGGAAAGCAAGATTTACAAAGAAACTTGCATGTTGAAACATTGAGTGAATCAAACAGGACTAGTGAAATTGGATATTTGTGAGATGTCATTTTGGTCTTACCTTGGACCTCGACAATTGTTATCAATTTGTCATCGACGGCatcacaaatgtattttccaGAATCTGAGGGCTGAAGTCCAGAGAGAACAAGTTTCCTCACAACATCATGGCTTTCAATTTTTATTCGAGTGTCTGGTTTCAGTATATCGCCATTCCACAACCACTGCACAGAGGCGTTGGGCCGAGACACCTCACACTCCAGAGTAAGGTCATCTCCTGCCACCAGAATGTGATGCTCTGGGTTGCCTGAGTTTCCAATAATCTGCACTGGAGGTTCTGTACGTAAAAGACATTGCATTATTTTCCTCCTTACTGAAGGAAGCACAGATAACAAATGCATTGCTTAATCATATGATCACCTTTAACAGTGATATAGAAGACCATCTTATCATCCTTTGCATCACAGATGTACTCTCCTGAGTCTTCCAGTCCAGCATTAAGGACAACCAGTGATCGGAAAACGCCTTGCTCCTCGCTACAGTATCGTTCAGTTTCATCAATTAATTGATTATCTTTGTACCAGCTGACAGAGGCATTGGATCTTGATAGTTCACATACAAGAATAATGTCATCTGATACTAAGAactgcttttctgtttttgcatcgGTTTTGCCAACAATTTTTACAGGCAACTctgaaaatgaacagaaaaggaaagaacAGAAATTCTGTTGAGTAAcaaaatattttgtctttttatcatCTGTCCAGAAGTTTTCATCTTAATTATTCTTTAAAAGTAAGTTGTATGGTAGAGAGCATATACATTTGATTTCATTATATAGCTCCAACTAGAGAAAAATGTGTACTCATAACACATGGATCATGATTGCACAATATAGGGAACTTCTTTTTTGGAACTTTGTCGTCTGTCAAAACTTTGAGATCCCTTATcgtttttttcagtaaatagTATAGTTGCCTACCTTGCACTTTTACTTGGAAATCCATCACATCATCCTTTGCATCGCAGACATATTGCCCAGCATCCTCAAGTACGAGTGAGTGAATGGTTAATTGACGAATGACTCCATCCTCAAGGATGGTGATATTTCTGGAATCTTCGACTTCTTCCCCATTCCTCTTCCAGCTGACCTCTGCATTTGATCTGGAAACTTCACAGTCTAGAACAAGAGCCTCCCCAGCCACCTTCTCCACTCTACTTGCCATCTTCCTTGGACGTACAAAGCGGACAGGAGGCTCTGCATAAGAAAACGTTTTGTTAAAATCCCTTCAACATAGAAAAAAGATGACCCTTTTTTATTCTTAAGCTTTCTTCACCTGCTATGTTGACAAAGAAAGTCATGGAGTCATCTGCTGTATCACAGACGTATTCGGCTGAATCTTTGACTGTAGTTTCAGGTATTATAAGTCTTCTGTAGACACCATCCACCTCGAGAATGAGGTTGTCGTTCTCCTCCACTTCAAGTCCGTCTCGATACCAGCGCACCACTGCATTAGGCCGGGAGATCTCACAGCTCAGTACCATCCTCTCAGAGGTCTGCTGGCACAGCTCCATTTGGGACTGACTTGGGGACACAATGCGCACTGGAGGTTCTGCACAGAGATATTGTCATCAAGATAAGACCCAAAAAGCATTGGCAAAAATGCAATATCAGTACCagtctgattaatttatttttcaatccTTCTTGCATACTGTATAAGTATGGATAAAATGATGGTCGTAAGAGTTGTCAACTCTTCATAGGACTCAAGTTGCAAGTGTCCCTGTCAACAATAACTTGCATAGAGAAGAAAGATCCCAGTTATTACTATGTTCTGAGATTGACAACTATTGGAATCAAGACAAATGCTTTTTAAGTCTGTGATACTGAGTGGAGATTTCCTACAATTTCCCCTTCAACCAACATTCAAAATTGGCTATAAACACTtaacacaactttttttctttaagcatACTGATACCTTCAATGAGAACATCTACtcattgtcctttttttgtatGATTCTCAAATGTCTTCACAAACACTTTACTTTACCTGTAATAGTTAGATGAAAGAATATTGAATCGTCGGCTGTATCACAGACATATTCCCCAGAATCCTCAACTCCACTTGAAATAATCTTCAGACGTCGATAAGGGCCTTCAACCTTGAGTTTTATGTTCTCGCTCTCTTGCAGCTTTTGACCATCTTTGTACCAGCTGACGGCACCGTTTTGACGAGACAATTCACAGCTTAGAATAATTTCCTCAGGGACATGACGATCAAGATGGACATCCTCCTTAGGATAAGTGATCATGACTGGAGGCTCTATGAATGAAGAACAAATGACATTGAActattatttctatttaaacTTGGGtcaattaaaacatttggtCGTTTGTATTTTCATTAATCATAGCTGTTATCTTACCTCGTACATTCACCTTGAACAGCAAAACATTGTCGCCTGCACGACAAGAGTATGTGCCTGTATCAGACAATTGGGCTTGATGGATTGTGAGATTCCATTGGGTGCCTTCTGCTTTGATAGTGATATTATTGCTTTGTTGCATCTCAATTCCGTCTTTGTACCACTGGACAACACCATCAGCCCTAGATACTTCACAAGACAGAACAAGCTCTTCTTGTTCCACAACACTCTTGAAGAGGTCCTCCTCCGGGATTTCAGAAAATGTCACCGGTGGTGCTGCAGAAAAGATATCACAAAGACAGTGAGTTTTTGCTTGAAAGTATCTCTTATTGTTTTTGCTCGTAGTACATGCAGCAGCTCAGCTGTAAGGCCAGGTGTTTCAGAGCTTAGAAAAGCCTTGCTATCTACGTTTTTCATAGATGTTATGATGGGTATTTAAGTGGGTGTTAATcctttttaaagcaaagaaaaaattgAAGCAGTGCACTGAAGCAATGCAGTAGCTGTTGGtctgttggggaaaaaaaacagactcatcAGAATTCATGCTAATTCTTCCTCACTGGCCATGAATGTTCAGAATGCATATGGAAACGACTAAATAATTATTAGAATTTGGTTAATTTAGGGAAATGATCTATGAAGATATGATGATGATCAGGTTTCTATGGGTCTGAAAAAGGAACTACAATGATTACATCTTTCTAAGAAAAAGCATATCACCTTTCACTTCCACATGGAAATCGTTGATTTCTGATTCATCATCAGTTTTACAACTGTACACGCCAGAGCATGAAGACATGGTCGATTCCTCAACTTTTGTCCTCTTAATTCCTTCAGAAATAATGCTTATTTCTGATTTTGGCAATGGTTTAACCCCATCCTCACACAAGCAGGTCTGGCCTCTTGGGTCTGAGATCTCACACTGAGGTTTGATCAAACTGCCTGCTTCCACAGATGTGCTCCTTTCAGCCTCTGGAACAGCTGAGAATCAAACCGGTGCTATAGGAATTTCAATTCATTGAATGCTCTGTTATGTAACATACTTGGATTTATAGGCGACAGGACTCAAAATCTTGATTTCAGATTTGACAAAATGTTGTCAATATTGTTTGGCTTAaccacaaaacaaatattttgtgttGAGATAGTTTTGCACATGAATTGCCATGCAATCAGTGATCCAGTGTAATGACCAATGAGTCAAATTACAAGTGATTTCTATTTCATATTGACAATATTGTGCTTTGGAACAGTTTAAATGGCTAAAACCAGATTGACTTGCTGCACTGTCTTCATCTGACTGTCTTTTGATatattattttgcatttgttaataCAGAAAATAGAGCATTAATTCAATTCCAGGGCAGGAGGTTTGCAGCATCTTGCAAATAGTACTTGATAAGTTTTGATTACAGTACCAAGCACATTCTGCATGCAGGATGCTGTGCTCAGCATCTTGCAGGCAGTGGCATACTGGGACATGTTCAGAAATAGAGAAAAATTGGACCACTACATGTATCACAGGACTCAGCTGTTCAACAGCATTTTTTTGTGAACATGTTAGCAAACAAATGCACATTTATACACGCGACTAaagcagaaaacacaattttagTATTGCTTTGGAGGTTTGGTCTCCAACATCCTTCATAAGACATCTGGCTGTATAGATGCTTAAGGCTCCAACGTGCTAGTATTATATTTTGCTTATCGCTAACTTTGCCTGTGCTGGAGATTAGTCTATTTACCAGAGCTTTGCCTACTGCAGGTTGCTGGATGTAATGATATTCAACAGTTTGCTGAAAATATAACTGGCATTACTTTAGTACCAGTAGCTATCAGTTTTGAATCTGATGTCATCCTTTATGAACTTATCTATGATCCATTTATTGTAAGCCCTcacaaattatatatttttaaaggtaTGTCCAGCTGTATAATTCAAAATACATGATTGAGCTTTAGTACACAATGGTTTAGAATTATATTCAATGTTGCTGTGGTAGCCAAGACTTAAGAAAACTTTAGCTAATATGACAAAGCTCAAAATACGTAGATCACCTGCAACATCCACCTTGAATTCAATACGGTCATCTGCAGCCTCACAGCTGTATGCCCCAGAGTGTCTGACTTCTGCTGATTGAATAATCAGCGCTCTCAGTTTGTCTTTGGTTTGGGTTTCATATTCACTTTCTGGAGGTAGCTGTTCGCCATCCTTGTGCCAATAGACTTGGGCATTTGGCTCTGAGACTTCACATTGCAGCTTAACTGGGCAGCCTgcttcaaaaaatgtctttctcGCGATCTCTGGAAGTGTGGAAAACTTCACAGGAGTAGCTGTGGGTATTACAAGATTTTCAGAGTACTGCTGTTAAGCTGTCAGAATATCATGACAAGTAGTGCTGTGCacattatgtttttgttgtggttATTTTAACACGTTAGCTGTAAGTATTTGGGGATTTTATACAATATTACACATGTATCTAAACTGATATTTGGGTAAATAAGTGTACAGATAAGGATGATAAAGAGGATCCTTAAATGTTCATCTGAAACCTGTAAACACAATAATATGCTCAATACAAGCAAATCACCTTCAACGTCCACATGGAATGTCACAACATCATCAGCGAGGCTACAGCTGTAGAAGCCAGCATCAGAGACCTTAGCAGAATGAATCATTAACTTTCTCACGCTGCCGCCTCGTTTCATATCAAGGCCAGTTTTGCAAAAAAGCTCCACCTCATCTTTAAACCAGGAAACCTGGGAAGCAGGGTCTGAGACCTCACACTGTAGGATAATTGGACAACCAACTGTaatcaacttgtttttttctgacattgaGACTGGCATGATCTTTGGCGATCGGCCTAAAAGAGAGGAACAACAGGGGTTTTGGATAAGAGACAAATTCACTCAGTGGACAAAACTTGTTCAGTCATAACATGCTCTCATGgacattcaaaacaaatcacTCACTATAGACTAAGACAGTCGTGGTATGTTCAGGAGATTAAAGAAGATAGAATATCACCTTTTACATCCACTTTAAATGTGATGGTGTCATCTGATGTGGAACATTCATAGGTGCCACCATGCATGTGTTCAGCAGAATTGATGAGTAGTGTCCTTGTTAGACCGCCTGACTGTGTTTCCATATCGTTTTGTGGCAGGAGCTTCATTCCATCCTTGTACCATTGGACATGAGCAGAAGGGTCATGAGACAGTTCACAGCTGAGGACAATGGGACAGCCTTCTTCCACAGACTTGTTCCTGTGACTCTCCTGAAGCTCCGAGAACTTCACAGGTAGTGCTATAGGTTTCAGATATTGCAAAAAGAGTGTCTTAATAAACCTCATACATTTCTTGAACTACTTAAAAATCTTGTATATTCAGTCGAGAAGATGTTTGAGACACagcatcacaaaacacaaaaacaaacacaacaaggacCTTCACAATGACCAAACATCTGACAAAAAAGTGTTGAAGAGCAAGAATCAAGAGTTATCCAAAGTTATTGTCCACCATCTAAGAAGCGTTGAATGAGCACAGGTAGTGTTTGTTTATAGCAGAGAATAGCTGTGTTCGGTTAGTGTCCTATATCAATGGATCTCAACTGGTCCAGCCTAAGGACCCACCAGCAAACTCCTTAATGAGAAATTGTGACCCAAATTTCtcatatttttcaaccaatcagatttactTCATGAATAACATTGCAGGTTGGACCTCagacagaacaaaacatgacagaacaaagagacacaacaaaacaaacctgttATAAAAGTGCTTCAAAgactttgtgactttttttttttcccaggcacTCATCGgcaacccactgaaaacagctccgcAACCCACTTTGGGTCCTGagccaccagttgagaaccacatCCCTATATGACACACattaattcctttttttaagatgtgAGTCATGCATAATAAGAGGCTTCATAGTGAAGCTGCATGTTTAACACAATATTAGAGCAAAGATTTCCACACATTTTCACAGGTAagaagttttaaatgtttatgacCTTGGATCTAAAATGAACACAATTATTATGTTGGTGTGAATTTGTTGCTTACGTTTTTGGATTAGTCAACCAAATTGGCTAAGCAGATTTCTTTCTGTTTAGTTATTTTACAAAGATCACCCACTGTTATCGTTAGTTGGCAGTGCAAAGCAGTGAAAGCTCTACAGAGTTTCAAAGAATCACCTTTTACTTCAACAGCAAACTGGATGTCATCATCCTTAGACTCACAACGATATATGCCAGTGTGAACCCTCTCTGCTGATGGGACAACTAGACTCCTCACACTTCCCTCTGACTGGATGTCTACTCCACTCTGAGGTAGGAGCTGTGTTCCATCCTTGTACCAACTGACTTGTCCAGTGGGGTCTGACAGCTCACACTGCAGAGCAATGGGACAGCCCGCCATGACTGTCTGTTTCTGGTCAGCCTCCGTTAAAGCTGAAAACTTCAGAAGTGGTGCTACAAGATTAAATGTGAAACAGAATTTGTCAATAAAACATACCGAACGAAGCAAATACAAGCTGAAACTAAAGCTCTTAAAAACTActaaaatattgaaatatatttttttttattctaacctGAAATTGCAAACTTCTCAGGACCTAAATTAAAAATTGTACAAAATAAATTTAGTGTCAC is a window of Labrus mixtus chromosome 13, fLabMix1.1, whole genome shotgun sequence DNA encoding:
- the obsl1b gene encoding obscurin-like protein 1 isoform X6, which codes for MDVFGGAPRFLAYPRPVVVQSGTDAVLKCQIGGDPRPAVIWERNNEKIDPQGRYRVFEDGNVYNLIISAVTTEDSGQYICKAKNSIGETYAAATLKVEGEAQEMELREENKPRFLIKPLSTRAGRGEDAVFSCKLWGNPRPEVVWEKDGRKLNEIFESTHFSVGYQDGGWFQLKIFKTRAPDGGVYTCKARNECGEALAGAVLLVDAGPGHEEEGNRNGYTNGSWKTHQGKQRSGRQVPNRLKDDTMTKSTKVKMFAVTEGKHAKFRCFVTGKPKPEIIWRKDGRLILSGRRYLLYEDREGYFTLKVLYCKQKDNGVYVCAASNTAGQTLSAVHLSVKEPPVRFKQPLIDLEVWERDLAILECEVPEDSVSITWYLEDRRLQPGAKYGMEEWGTKRRLTIRDIGVDDDGIYLCEMPDGGRSIAEVAVKGTILRKLPRKVDVLEGENAAFCVEVEKEEMDIHWYKDGVELRETHQTILKSFGRTHILVFVNTMPPDSGLVTFLVGKSKTSSQLRVKAARHCPPSCPVGVQINTERANAALLSWVPAQDSRKNPPSGYVLERQEVGTGSQEWLQCLTTDSATAVEILGDSVPCEADYRFRICSVNKYGKSNNVEFPRAVHLVPVARIQAPLQDALVPEGQDALFSIELSASVIGTWFLNGTQLQEDDRCSMRRSRTHQSLRIRGVRDTDNGAEITFIAYGIRDSAALYIQAPLVKFSPMSEMDRNKFVEVGNPIVLYCELSDPAAPVNWYKNGVELQTIEGLHIQSEGTMRRIVIQSAEFSHSGVYCCDAIDDVIRFNVEVEAPPVTFSEIPEEDLFKSVVEQEELVLSCEVSRADGVVQWYKDGIEMQQSNNITIKAEGTQWNLTIHQAQLSDTGTYSCRAGDNVLLFKVNVREPPVMITYPKEDVHLDRHVPEEIILSCELSRQNGAVSWYKDGQKLQESENIKLKVEGPYRRLKIISSGVEDSGEYVCDTADDSIFFHLTITEPPVRIVSPSQSQMELCQQTSERMVLSCEISRPNAVVRWYRDGLEVEENDNLILEVDGVYRRLIIPETTVKDSAEYVCDTADDSMTFFVNIAEPPVRFVRPRKMASRVEKVAGEALVLDCEVSRSNAEVSWKRNGEEVEDSRNITILEDGVIRQLTIHSLVLEDAGQYVCDAKDDVMDFQVKVQELPVKIVGKTDAKTEKQFLVSDDIILVCELSRSNASVSWYKDNQLIDETERYCSEEQGVFRSLVVLNAGLEDSGEYICDAKDDKMVFYITVKEPPVQIIGNSGNPEHHILVAGDDLTLECEVSRPNASVQWLWNGDILKPDTRIKIESHDVVRKLVLSGLQPSDSGKYICDAVDDKLITIVEVQELPAKFVNKNESSKISAYENESVTLCATVSRERANVRWLKDGQLLNQDNIHISSEGITHKLTINPLQLSDSGEYVCDVNTDEMYFSLLVKEMPVKFIRPLENIVSLKDSSLILRCEINKPKGDVQWLKDGQEIPPSRRHTIRAQARERSFTIHQLQEEDAGEYACESTDDRTSATVTVETPCLVEFIAELRNTTVREGEDAVFKCVVSPEDTQLVWRLNGKQVAVNERTLISSNGLCHMLCIYNCRVSDSARVTADAEGLVSEAELQVQEQQVLFTKKMAPLAAEEYSEATLEVEVSVDSGEVQWMRQGVLIHPGAKYTLKHKGRTHSLHIHTLATSDRGTYSCETLHDRTQAQLTVEPRKITMKRGLTDIKTTERETASFEVELSHPNVPGTWTRNGIKLKPTNHFRMSAKGPVHSLTISNLSVEDTGSFMFCVENLKTTARLVVKEPPVTIFRKLEDQKFPDGAIISIECELSRHNVDVKWLKNGVEVKPGKDLRIYAMGRKRFLQVMKCNVSDSGVYTCDAGDVTTSCTVEVYERELQILHGLEDLDIQEDQNAVFVCEISVEDVPGEWYKNGERIQSTSTVKIRQEGTKHFLLMCNVRAEDSGEIQFVARQVESVAHLGVEELPVNIVKPLQDKTALEKTRVLLDCAVSNPRCSIRWYKGSNVILPSERFEICSEGCYRKLIIQEVAQHDEGTYSVQVGEHTCSAKLTVEAQSLQMVRELKDVEVMAPNEACFECEVSVPVLKAPVWSLNGEPLQDSSQVSLEKMGTVHRLTLRQTSLDMSGEVEFTYGKANSRAQLRVLSDP